From Tachypleus tridentatus isolate NWPU-2018 chromosome 8, ASM421037v1, whole genome shotgun sequence, a single genomic window includes:
- the mRpL47 gene encoding mitochondrial ribosomal protein L47 isoform X3 yields MPGLTSVCTRRACIQEYKRSIQTTKSCKELMEFFDDPKNWGAQEVKSGRAWRKDDLRIKSNVDLHKLWYILLKERNMLRTVEHAAKSEWELFPSPERIDKVEESMKNLEEVIRERNRAYYVLETGETGERPSEIRIDPFGNEYKHQMEEHVIPKELNSDYNEDDVVEFSSDVIDFQRKLKEQTVRNQIKEHQRRRNHVQGLLKRYPNIDMEALREQYPDINIEAIQKKIA; encoded by the exons atgccgggactaaC GTCAGTTTGTACTAGGAGAGCATGCATCCAAGAGTATAAGCGTTCAATCCAGACAACAAAGTCTTGTAAAGAATTGATGGAATTTTTTGATGATCCAAAAAACTGGGGTGCTCAAGAAGTTAAGTcag GAAGAGCCTGGAGAAAGGATGACTTGAGAATTAAAAGTAATGTTGATCTCCACAAACTTTG gTATATTCtgttgaaagaaagaaacatgtTAAGAACAGTAGAACATGCTGCAAAGAGTGAATGGGAACTTTTTCCTAGTCCAGAAAGAATTGACAAG GTTGAAGAAAGTATGAAGAATTTAGAAGAGGTGATCAGAGAGCGTAACCGTGCATATTATGTGTTAGAGACAGGAGAAACTGGAGAAAGGCCATCAGAAATCCGTATTGATCCATTTGGAAATGAGTAcaa aCACCAAATGGAAGAACATGTGATTCCAAAAGAACTTAACAGTGATTATAATGAAGATGATGTGGTAGAGTTTTCTTCTGATGTCATAGACTTTCAGAGAAAGCTTAAAGAGCAAACTGTTAGAAATCAAATCAAAGAACATCAAAGAAGAAGAAACCATGTTCAAGGACTGCTTAAACGTTATCCTAATATTGACATGGAAGCTTTAAGAGAACAGTATCCTGATATTAATATTGAggctatacaaaaaaaaatagcaTGA
- the mRpL47 gene encoding mitochondrial ribosomal protein L47 isoform X2, protein MASNVLIGPVYRSLRSVCTRRACIQEYKRSIQTTKSCKELMEFFDDPKNWGAQEVKSGRAWRKDDLRIKSNVDLHKLWYILLKERNMLRTVEHAAKSEWELFPSPERIDKVEESMKNLEEVIRERNRAYYVLETGETGERPSEIRIDPFGNEYKHQMEEHVIPKELNSDYNEDDVVEFSSDVIDFQRKLKEQTVRNQIKEHQRRRNHVQGLLKRYPNIDMEALREQYPDINIEAIQKKIA, encoded by the exons ATGGCGTCTAACGTATTAATAGGACCTGTTTACAGATCTCTGag GTCAGTTTGTACTAGGAGAGCATGCATCCAAGAGTATAAGCGTTCAATCCAGACAACAAAGTCTTGTAAAGAATTGATGGAATTTTTTGATGATCCAAAAAACTGGGGTGCTCAAGAAGTTAAGTcag GAAGAGCCTGGAGAAAGGATGACTTGAGAATTAAAAGTAATGTTGATCTCCACAAACTTTG gTATATTCtgttgaaagaaagaaacatgtTAAGAACAGTAGAACATGCTGCAAAGAGTGAATGGGAACTTTTTCCTAGTCCAGAAAGAATTGACAAG GTTGAAGAAAGTATGAAGAATTTAGAAGAGGTGATCAGAGAGCGTAACCGTGCATATTATGTGTTAGAGACAGGAGAAACTGGAGAAAGGCCATCAGAAATCCGTATTGATCCATTTGGAAATGAGTAcaa aCACCAAATGGAAGAACATGTGATTCCAAAAGAACTTAACAGTGATTATAATGAAGATGATGTGGTAGAGTTTTCTTCTGATGTCATAGACTTTCAGAGAAAGCTTAAAGAGCAAACTGTTAGAAATCAAATCAAAGAACATCAAAGAAGAAGAAACCATGTTCAAGGACTGCTTAAACGTTATCCTAATATTGACATGGAAGCTTTAAGAGAACAGTATCCTGATATTAATATTGAggctatacaaaaaaaaatagcaTGA
- the mRpL47 gene encoding mitochondrial ribosomal protein L47 isoform X1 — protein MMKCTELLESVDRKATKVRTGMERLSNEERSVCTRRACIQEYKRSIQTTKSCKELMEFFDDPKNWGAQEVKSGRAWRKDDLRIKSNVDLHKLWYILLKERNMLRTVEHAAKSEWELFPSPERIDKVEESMKNLEEVIRERNRAYYVLETGETGERPSEIRIDPFGNEYKHQMEEHVIPKELNSDYNEDDVVEFSSDVIDFQRKLKEQTVRNQIKEHQRRRNHVQGLLKRYPNIDMEALREQYPDINIEAIQKKIA, from the exons ATGAT GAAGTGCACTGAACTGTTGGAAAGTGTTGATAGGAAGGCTACCAAGGTGAGAactggaatggaaagattgtcaAATGAGGAAAG GTCAGTTTGTACTAGGAGAGCATGCATCCAAGAGTATAAGCGTTCAATCCAGACAACAAAGTCTTGTAAAGAATTGATGGAATTTTTTGATGATCCAAAAAACTGGGGTGCTCAAGAAGTTAAGTcag GAAGAGCCTGGAGAAAGGATGACTTGAGAATTAAAAGTAATGTTGATCTCCACAAACTTTG gTATATTCtgttgaaagaaagaaacatgtTAAGAACAGTAGAACATGCTGCAAAGAGTGAATGGGAACTTTTTCCTAGTCCAGAAAGAATTGACAAG GTTGAAGAAAGTATGAAGAATTTAGAAGAGGTGATCAGAGAGCGTAACCGTGCATATTATGTGTTAGAGACAGGAGAAACTGGAGAAAGGCCATCAGAAATCCGTATTGATCCATTTGGAAATGAGTAcaa aCACCAAATGGAAGAACATGTGATTCCAAAAGAACTTAACAGTGATTATAATGAAGATGATGTGGTAGAGTTTTCTTCTGATGTCATAGACTTTCAGAGAAAGCTTAAAGAGCAAACTGTTAGAAATCAAATCAAAGAACATCAAAGAAGAAGAAACCATGTTCAAGGACTGCTTAAACGTTATCCTAATATTGACATGGAAGCTTTAAGAGAACAGTATCCTGATATTAATATTGAggctatacaaaaaaaaatagcaTGA